ACCCGGATCCCAATTTTCTTGGCCTTAAACCCACCAATCTTCACTTTCACTTTAGTATCCATTTGGATCATCAATCCAACTCCGTTTTTCTTCCTCAGATCCGATCTCAATGCTGTAACCGACTCCGCATCCAATTCATTCGACCCGGAAATCAAAACCCCTTTGAAAGTCGTCTCGTTCTTCTTCTGTAAAGTGAACCCGGGTAGCGACCCGTTTCCGAGCTGAACATCATTAGAGTCAGACAGAGCTGTAAGAACAAACGGGTCGTAGAAGAAGGTAATATGGGAGTTCGGGTTTTTGATGAAGATAGTCATGTTTAGGAGAGTGGAGAGGTGAGAAGAGGATGAGTCTGAGGCGGTGGTAAGGTTGAGGCGGTGGATGCGGAGGAATGGGACGGAGAACTCAGGGCGGTGAGGTCGGTATAGGATGTAGAGCGCAATACCGCAAACTGAGACAATCAGGG
This genomic window from Tripterygium wilfordii isolate XIE 37 chromosome 9, ASM1340144v1, whole genome shotgun sequence contains:
- the LOC120005400 gene encoding NDR1/HIN1-like protein 13; its protein translation is MTDRVFPASKPATNGAVAAANGNGAATNPAPAKSHLYNPTSRAPYRPQPHHRRHRRSGRSFCCCCCFWTILIVLILALIVSVCGIALYILYRPHRPEFSVPFLRIHRLNLTTASDSSSSHLSTLLNMTIFIKNPNSHITFFYDPFVLTALSDSNDVQLGNGSLPGFTLQKKNETTFKGVLISGSNELDAESVTALRSDLRKKNGVGLMIQMDTKVKVKIGGFKAKKIGIRVKCDKIKGVVPKGKTPSVAVTTKSKCKVDLRIKIWKWTF